A genome region from Hyalangium gracile includes the following:
- a CDS encoding HAMP domain-containing protein — translation MGERVTLGDVRGGWATSVNSINALIGDLVLPTTEVARVLVAVAEGDLTQKMALEIDGQSVKGEFLRIGTTVNTMVDQLRAFASEVTRVAKEVGSDGKLGGQAEVKGVAGTWKDLTDNVNIMASNLTAQVRNIAEVSTAVAKGDLSKKITVDAKGEVLQLKDTINTMVDQLNSFAAEVTRVAKEVGSDGKLGGQAEVRGVAGTWKDLTDNVNFMASNLTTQVRNIAEVSTAVAKGDLSKKITVDAKGEVLELKNTINTMVDQLNSFAAEVTRVAKEVGTEGKLGGQADVKGVSGTWKDLTDNVNFMASNLTTQVRGIVKVVTAVANGDLSQKLQVPSQGEIAALGATLNNMTDTLNVFAQQVTSVARTVGVEGKLGAQAQVPGAAGTWKDLTDNVNLMANNLTAQVRNIAEVTTSVAKGDLSKKITVDVKGEVLELKNTINTMVDQLNSFAAEVTRVAKEVGTDGKLGGQAEVKGVAGTWKDLTDNVNFMASNLTTQVRNIALVTTAVAKGDLSKKISVDARGEVLELKNTINTMVDQLNSFAAEVTRVAREVGTHGKLGGQAEVKGVAGTWKDLTDNVNIMASNLTTQVRGIAKVVTAVANGDLTQRLKVDAKGEVAELADTINAMTETLSIFAQQVTDVARTVGVEGKLGAQAVVPGVAGTWKDLTNNVNLLANNLTDQVRNIAEVTTAVARGDLSRKITVDAKGEVMELKNTINTMVDQLRAFASEVTRVAKEVGTEGKLGGQAVVPGVSGVWKDLTDNVNFMASNLTTQVRGIVKVVTAVANGDLSQKLIVEAKGEIAALADTINAMTQTLSIFAQQVTDVARTVGVEGKLGAQAEVPGVAGTWKDLTNNVNLLANNLTAQVRNIAEVSTAVANGDLSKKITVDAKGEVLQLKDTINTMVDQLRAFASEVTRVAKEVGTEGKLGGQAEVKGVSGVWKDLTDNVNALTGNLTDQVRNIAKVTTAVANGDLSQKITVSVKGEVLELKNTINTMVDQLRAFASEVTRVAKEVGTEGKLGGQADVKGVSGVWKDLTDNVNVLAGNLTDQVRNIAKVTTAVANGDLSQKISVEARGEILELKNTINTMVDQLRAFASEVTRVAKEVGTEGKLGGQAEVPGVAGTWKNLTDNVNSMASNLTAQVRNIALVTTAVANGDLSKKITVDVKGEILELKNTINTMVDQLNSFASEVTRVAKEVGTEGKLGGQAEVRGVSGTWKDLTDNVNSMARNLTTQVRGIVRVVTAVANGDLKQKLVVDAKGEVAALAETINNMTDTLGTFAEQVSTVAREVGVEGKLGGQARVPGVAGTWKDLTDNVNFMASNLTTQVRGIVKVVTAVANGDLGQKLVVDAKGEVAALAETINSMTDTLGTFAEQVTTVAREVGIEGKLGGQARVPGARGTWRQLTDNVNQLAGTLTSQLRAISDVATAVTKGDLTRSITVSAEGEVAALKDNINQMIFNLRETTQKNQEQDWLKTNLAKFSGMMQGQKNLEAVSRLIMSELTPLVGAHHGAFFLADQEGNMPVLKLTSTYAYRERKNISNRFRLGESLVGQCALEKKTILLTKVPPDYIAISSGLGESTPLNIIVLPVLFEGEVKAIIELASFHPFSAIHQIFLDQLTESIGVVLNMIMANMRTEELLQQSQSLTQELQSQSKELTQQQEELKRTNTELEAQALELEEKAKQLEEQNTRVEEKNREVELARASLEEKAEQLTIISKYKSEFLANMSHELRTPLNSLLILAKLLSDNKDGNLSTKQVEYANTIYASGGDLLTLINEILDLSKVEAGKMQVEPRDILLSELNQFVDRSFRPVAEQKNLSFTVELAPNTPRSIRTDPQRLQQILKNLLSNAFKFTDTGSVRMVVKPAEKNVRLEHEVLRKARRVIAFAVIDTGIGIPKDKQKLIFEAFQQADGSTARKYGGTGLGLSISREIAKLLGGEIHVESEPGKGSTFTLYMPPEYVGPDDEGVAPSSPPAPPLPLPPAPTPVRAATEPAPAPQQILTPPPVAENGHVLDAALPPPSPDPLLAPLMVEDDREHIREGDRVLLIIEDDLKFARIMAQMAREKGFKVLVASRGDSGLSMANEYLPHAITLDIQLPVVDGWSVLERLKRNPRTRHIPVHVISVMDKHLGNTQGAFGYLTKPVSKEGLEHVFGQLARFLERKERRLLLVEDDDVQRDSLHKLLGEGDDVKVTAVPTGQDALSALDKGEFDCLVIDLLLPDMDGTKLVEEVKTQPRFRDLPIVVYTGKELTAKDEARLKRYTGSVILKSGPKSPDQLLGDTALFLHRLDQHLTPRARQALAQRDGGHDADLAGKKVLVVDDDMRNIFALTSVLENHGLQVSFAENGRAAIDALRKQPDVDVVLMDIMMPEMDGYETMRAIRQDLQLSRLPIIAVTAKALKDDREKCMAAGASDYLPKPVDTDKLIELIRLWVNA, via the coding sequence ATGGGCGAGCGCGTGACGCTCGGGGACGTGCGCGGTGGCTGGGCCACCAGCGTCAACTCCATCAACGCGCTGATCGGCGACCTGGTGCTGCCGACGACGGAAGTCGCCCGCGTGCTGGTGGCGGTGGCCGAGGGTGACCTCACCCAGAAGATGGCCCTCGAGATCGACGGCCAGTCCGTGAAGGGCGAGTTCCTGCGCATCGGCACCACCGTGAACACGATGGTGGATCAGCTCCGCGCGTTCGCCTCGGAAGTGACCCGCGTCGCCAAGGAAGTGGGCAGCGACGGCAAGCTGGGCGGTCAGGCCGAGGTGAAGGGCGTTGCCGGGACGTGGAAGGACCTCACCGACAACGTGAACATCATGGCGTCCAACCTGACGGCTCAGGTGCGGAACATCGCCGAGGTGTCCACGGCGGTGGCCAAGGGCGACCTGTCCAAGAAGATCACCGTGGACGCCAAGGGCGAGGTGCTCCAGCTCAAGGACACCATCAACACGATGGTGGACCAGCTCAACAGCTTCGCCGCCGAGGTGACGCGCGTCGCCAAGGAAGTGGGCAGCGACGGCAAGCTGGGCGGTCAGGCCGAGGTGCGCGGAGTCGCGGGTACGTGGAAGGACCTCACGGACAACGTGAACTTCATGGCCTCCAACCTCACCACCCAGGTGCGAAACATCGCCGAGGTGTCCACGGCGGTGGCCAAGGGTGACCTGTCCAAGAAGATCACCGTGGACGCCAAGGGCGAGGTGCTGGAGCTGAAGAACACCATCAACACGATGGTGGACCAGCTCAACAGCTTCGCCGCCGAGGTGACCCGCGTCGCCAAGGAGGTGGGCACCGAGGGCAAGCTGGGTGGCCAGGCCGACGTGAAGGGCGTGTCCGGCACGTGGAAGGACCTAACGGACAACGTGAACTTCATGGCCTCCAACCTCACCACCCAGGTGCGCGGCATCGTCAAGGTGGTGACGGCCGTCGCCAACGGTGACCTGAGCCAGAAGCTGCAGGTGCCGTCGCAGGGTGAGATCGCCGCGCTCGGCGCGACGCTCAACAACATGACGGACACCCTCAACGTCTTCGCCCAGCAGGTGACCAGCGTCGCCCGCACGGTGGGCGTGGAGGGCAAGCTGGGCGCCCAGGCGCAGGTGCCCGGCGCCGCCGGCACGTGGAAGGACCTCACGGACAACGTGAACCTGATGGCGAACAACCTCACCGCCCAGGTGCGAAACATCGCCGAGGTGACGACGTCCGTCGCGAAGGGCGACCTGTCCAAGAAGATCACCGTGGACGTGAAGGGCGAGGTGCTCGAGCTGAAGAACACCATCAACACGATGGTGGACCAGCTGAACTCGTTCGCCGCCGAGGTGACGCGCGTCGCCAAGGAAGTGGGTACGGACGGCAAGCTGGGCGGTCAGGCCGAGGTGAAGGGCGTTGCCGGCACGTGGAAGGACCTCACCGACAACGTGAACTTCATGGCCTCCAACCTCACCACGCAGGTGCGCAACATCGCCCTGGTGACGACGGCGGTCGCGAAGGGTGACCTGTCCAAGAAGATCTCCGTCGACGCTCGCGGCGAGGTGCTGGAGCTGAAGAACACCATCAACACGATGGTGGACCAGCTGAACAGCTTCGCCGCCGAGGTGACCCGCGTTGCCCGCGAGGTGGGTACGCACGGCAAGCTGGGCGGTCAGGCCGAGGTGAAGGGCGTCGCCGGGACGTGGAAGGACCTCACCGACAACGTGAACATCATGGCCTCCAACCTCACCACGCAGGTGCGAGGCATCGCCAAGGTGGTGACCGCGGTCGCCAACGGCGACCTGACCCAGCGCCTGAAGGTGGACGCCAAGGGCGAGGTGGCCGAGCTGGCCGACACCATCAACGCGATGACGGAGACGCTCTCCATCTTCGCGCAGCAGGTGACCGACGTCGCCCGTACCGTGGGCGTGGAAGGCAAGCTGGGCGCCCAGGCCGTGGTGCCGGGCGTCGCGGGCACGTGGAAGGACCTCACGAACAACGTGAACCTGCTCGCCAACAACCTGACCGATCAGGTTCGTAACATCGCCGAGGTGACGACGGCCGTCGCCCGGGGCGACCTGTCCCGCAAGATCACCGTGGACGCCAAGGGCGAGGTGATGGAGCTGAAGAACACCATCAACACGATGGTGGACCAGCTCCGCGCGTTCGCTTCCGAAGTGACCCGCGTCGCCAAGGAAGTGGGTACGGAGGGCAAGCTGGGTGGCCAGGCCGTCGTGCCCGGTGTGTCCGGTGTGTGGAAGGACCTCACCGACAACGTGAACTTCATGGCCTCCAACCTGACGACTCAGGTGCGAGGCATCGTCAAGGTCGTGACGGCTGTCGCCAATGGTGACCTGAGCCAGAAGCTCATCGTGGAGGCGAAGGGCGAGATCGCCGCGCTCGCGGACACCATCAACGCGATGACGCAGACCCTGTCCATCTTCGCCCAGCAGGTGACGGACGTCGCCCGCACGGTGGGTGTGGAGGGCAAGCTGGGCGCCCAGGCCGAGGTGCCGGGCGTCGCCGGGACGTGGAAGGACCTCACCAACAACGTGAACCTGCTCGCCAACAACCTCACGGCGCAGGTGCGAAACATCGCCGAGGTCTCCACGGCGGTGGCCAATGGTGACCTGTCCAAGAAGATCACCGTGGACGCCAAGGGCGAGGTGCTCCAGCTCAAGGACACCATCAACACGATGGTGGACCAGCTGCGCGCCTTCGCCTCGGAAGTCACGCGCGTCGCCAAGGAAGTCGGTACCGAGGGCAAGCTGGGCGGACAGGCCGAGGTGAAGGGCGTGTCCGGCGTCTGGAAGGACCTCACGGACAACGTGAACGCCCTCACCGGCAACCTGACCGACCAGGTGCGAAACATCGCCAAGGTGACCACGGCGGTGGCCAACGGCGACCTGTCCCAGAAGATCACCGTCAGCGTGAAGGGCGAGGTGCTCGAGCTGAAGAACACCATCAACACGATGGTGGATCAGCTGCGCGCCTTCGCCTCGGAGGTGACGCGCGTCGCCAAGGAGGTGGGCACCGAGGGCAAGCTGGGTGGTCAGGCCGACGTGAAGGGTGTGTCGGGTGTGTGGAAGGACCTCACGGACAACGTGAACGTCCTCGCCGGCAACCTGACCGACCAGGTGCGAAACATCGCCAAGGTGACCACGGCGGTCGCCAATGGTGACCTGTCGCAGAAGATCTCCGTCGAGGCCCGCGGTGAGATTCTCGAGCTGAAGAACACCATCAACACGATGGTGGATCAGCTGCGCGCCTTCGCCTCGGAGGTGACGCGCGTCGCCAAGGAGGTGGGGACGGAAGGAAAGCTGGGCGGCCAGGCCGAGGTGCCGGGCGTCGCCGGCACGTGGAAGAACCTCACGGACAACGTGAACTCCATGGCCTCCAACCTCACCGCCCAGGTGCGAAACATCGCCCTGGTGACGACGGCGGTCGCCAACGGTGATTTGTCCAAGAAGATCACCGTGGACGTGAAGGGCGAAATCCTGGAGCTGAAGAACACCATCAACACGATGGTGGACCAGCTGAACTCGTTCGCCTCGGAAGTGACGCGTGTCGCCAAGGAAGTGGGGACGGAAGGAAAGCTGGGCGGCCAGGCCGAGGTGCGTGGCGTGTCCGGCACCTGGAAGGACCTCACGGACAACGTGAACTCCATGGCCCGCAACCTCACCACCCAGGTGCGAGGCATCGTCCGCGTGGTGACGGCCGTCGCCAACGGCGACCTGAAGCAGAAGCTCGTCGTGGACGCCAAGGGCGAGGTGGCCGCGCTCGCGGAGACCATCAACAACATGACCGACACGCTGGGCACCTTCGCCGAGCAGGTCTCCACGGTGGCCCGCGAGGTGGGCGTCGAGGGGAAGCTGGGCGGTCAGGCCCGTGTGCCCGGTGTCGCCGGCACGTGGAAGGACCTCACCGACAACGTGAACTTCATGGCCTCCAACCTCACCACGCAGGTGCGCGGCATCGTCAAGGTGGTGACGGCCGTCGCCAATGGTGACCTGGGCCAGAAGCTGGTGGTGGACGCCAAGGGCGAGGTGGCCGCGCTGGCCGAGACCATCAACAGCATGACGGACACGCTGGGCACCTTCGCCGAGCAGGTGACGACGGTGGCCCGCGAGGTGGGTATCGAAGGAAAGCTGGGTGGTCAGGCCCGCGTGCCCGGCGCGCGCGGCACGTGGCGGCAGCTCACGGACAACGTGAACCAGCTGGCCGGCACGCTGACCTCGCAGCTGCGCGCCATCTCGGACGTGGCCACCGCGGTGACCAAGGGCGACCTGACCCGCAGCATCACCGTCAGCGCCGAGGGCGAAGTGGCCGCGCTGAAGGACAACATCAACCAGATGATCTTCAACCTGCGTGAGACCACGCAGAAGAACCAGGAGCAGGACTGGCTCAAGACGAACCTGGCGAAGTTCAGCGGCATGATGCAGGGCCAGAAGAACCTGGAGGCCGTCAGCCGCCTCATCATGAGCGAGCTGACGCCGCTGGTCGGCGCCCACCACGGCGCCTTCTTCCTCGCGGACCAGGAAGGCAACATGCCGGTGCTCAAGCTCACCAGCACCTACGCCTACCGTGAGCGCAAGAACATCTCCAACCGCTTCCGCCTGGGTGAGAGCCTGGTCGGGCAGTGCGCCCTGGAGAAGAAGACCATCCTGCTCACCAAGGTGCCGCCGGACTACATCGCCATCTCCTCCGGCCTGGGTGAGTCCACCCCGCTCAACATCATCGTCCTGCCCGTCCTCTTCGAGGGCGAGGTGAAGGCGATCATCGAGCTGGCCAGCTTCCACCCGTTCAGCGCCATCCATCAGATCTTCCTGGATCAGCTCACCGAGAGCATCGGCGTGGTCCTGAACATGATCATGGCCAACATGCGCACCGAGGAGCTGCTGCAGCAGTCGCAGAGCCTCACGCAGGAGCTGCAGAGCCAGTCCAAGGAGCTCACCCAGCAGCAGGAGGAGCTCAAGCGCACCAACACCGAGCTGGAGGCGCAGGCGCTCGAGCTGGAGGAGAAGGCCAAGCAGCTCGAGGAGCAGAACACCCGCGTCGAGGAGAAGAACCGCGAGGTGGAGCTGGCCCGCGCCAGCCTGGAGGAGAAGGCCGAGCAGCTCACCATCATCTCCAAGTACAAGAGCGAGTTCCTGGCCAACATGAGCCACGAGCTGCGCACCCCGCTCAACTCGCTGCTCATCCTCGCCAAGCTGCTGTCGGACAACAAGGACGGCAACCTCAGCACCAAGCAGGTGGAGTACGCCAACACCATCTACGCCAGCGGCGGCGATCTGCTCACCCTCATCAACGAGATCCTCGACCTGTCCAAGGTGGAGGCCGGCAAGATGCAGGTGGAGCCTCGGGACATCCTCCTGAGCGAGCTCAACCAGTTCGTCGATCGCTCCTTCCGCCCGGTGGCCGAGCAGAAGAACCTCTCGTTCACCGTGGAGCTGGCGCCCAACACGCCGCGCTCCATCCGCACCGACCCGCAGCGGCTGCAGCAGATCCTCAAGAACCTGCTGTCCAACGCGTTCAAGTTCACGGACACCGGCAGCGTGAGGATGGTGGTCAAGCCCGCCGAGAAGAACGTGCGCCTGGAGCACGAGGTGCTGCGCAAGGCCAGGCGCGTCATCGCCTTCGCCGTCATCGACACCGGCATCGGCATCCCCAAGGACAAGCAGAAGCTCATTTTCGAGGCCTTCCAGCAGGCGGACGGCTCCACCGCCCGCAAGTACGGGGGCACCGGCCTGGGCCTGTCCATCTCGCGCGAGATCGCCAAGCTGCTGGGTGGAGAGATCCACGTGGAGAGCGAGCCCGGCAAGGGCAGCACCTTCACGCTGTACATGCCGCCCGAGTACGTGGGGCCCGACGATGAGGGCGTGGCGCCGTCCTCTCCGCCCGCGCCTCCGCTGCCGCTGCCTCCGGCCCCGACGCCGGTCCGCGCGGCGACGGAGCCGGCTCCCGCGCCTCAGCAGATCCTCACGCCGCCCCCCGTGGCGGAGAACGGACACGTGCTGGACGCGGCCCTGCCGCCGCCCTCGCCGGATCCGCTGCTGGCGCCGCTCATGGTGGAGGACGACCGGGAGCACATCCGCGAGGGAGACCGCGTCCTGCTCATCATCGAGGATGACCTGAAGTTCGCCCGCATCATGGCGCAGATGGCGCGCGAGAAGGGCTTCAAGGTCCTGGTGGCCAGCCGCGGCGACAGCGGCCTGTCCATGGCCAACGAGTACCTGCCCCACGCCATCACCCTGGACATCCAGCTGCCGGTGGTGGACGGCTGGAGCGTGCTGGAGCGCCTCAAGCGCAACCCGCGCACGCGCCACATCCCCGTCCACGTCATCAGCGTGATGGACAAGCACCTGGGCAACACCCAGGGCGCCTTCGGCTACCTCACCAAGCCGGTGAGCAAGGAGGGCCTGGAGCACGTCTTCGGTCAGCTCGCCCGCTTCCTGGAGCGCAAGGAGCGCCGGCTGCTGCTCGTCGAGGACGACGACGTGCAGCGCGACAGCCTGCACAAGCTGCTGGGCGAGGGGGACGACGTGAAGGTGACGGCCGTGCCCACCGGACAGGACGCCCTGAGCGCGCTGGACAAGGGCGAGTTCGACTGCCTCGTCATCGACCTGCTGCTGCCGGACATGGACGGCACCAAGCTGGTGGAGGAGGTGAAGACCCAGCCGCGCTTCCGGGACCTGCCCATCGTCGTCTACACCGGCAAGGAGCTCACGGCGAAGGACGAGGCCCGCCTCAAGCGCTACACCGGCAGCGTCATCCTCAAGAGCGGGCCCAAGAGTCCGGACCAGCTTCTGGGCGACACCGCGCTCTTCCTCCACCGGCTGGACCAGCACCTCACGCCGCGCGCCCGCCAGGCGCTGGCGCAGCGCGACGGCGGCCACGACGCGGACCTGGCCGGCAAGAAGGTCCTCGTCGTGGATGACGACATGCGCAACATCTTCGCGCTCACCAGCGTCCTGGAGAACCACGGCCTCCAGGTCTCCTTCGCCGAGAACGGCCGCGCGGCCATCGATGCCCTCAGGAAGCAGCCCGACGTGGACGTGGTGCTGATGGACATCATGATGCCGGAGATGGACGGCTACGAGACCATGCGAGCGATTCGCCAGGATCTCCAGCTTTCCAGGCTTCCCATCATCGCCGTCACCGCGAAGGCGCTGAAGGACGACCGGGAGAAGTGCATGGCCGCTGGCGCGAGCGACTACCTGCCCAAGCCGGTGGACACCGACAAACTCATCGAACTCATCCGTTTGTGGGTGAACGCCTGA
- a CDS encoding hybrid sensor histidine kinase/response regulator → MIPIESSTDRVPESAPRQRASILMVDDHPSNLLALEAILEPLGQELIKATSGEEALKFLLQRDVAVILMDVQMPGMDGFQTAAFIKQRERTRTIPIIFLTALSRDAAHIFKGYAHGAVDYLLKPFDPEILRSKVSVFVDLFLKEQQLQRQAALLRQKEREALERQSELRYRRLLDALPAAMWAARADGTMYYANQVWQAYTGRQGGELSLELFLEDVHPTEREEMRRVWEEAVRQGVQSEREFRMRRHDGTWRWHLARAVPEKDEHGRLVGIIAVATDIDDKKRTEDALARFKATLDATLDCVLMFEPEGLTLTYANAGAARQLDTTVEELLGSSVLGVEAGVDEVGFRQLLAPLVSGTLPSQTYTTTHRRRNGTEVPVEVVLQYVAAGGGQGRFVSVARDVTERQRAEAALRMANEAKDAFLAAASHELRTPLAAAKGHAHLAMLKLGGQTDNGPGKSLTIINRQIDRMTKLVEELLDISRLQAGRLSLEVERFDLAGLVRETCERMTVLSQAHPLRVDAPEKLEGLWDRGRLDQVLTNLVSNAIRYSPEGGEVKVRVVEEDTGVHLTIQDQGVGIPPEKQGLIFERFGRAHGSRYGGLGLGLTISQGIVEQHGGRIWVESRGVPGEGSTFHVWLPREVAQASAAAAATTHSTPQPQVSAG, encoded by the coding sequence ATGATTCCCATCGAATCCTCCACCGATCGCGTTCCCGAGAGCGCGCCGCGCCAACGGGCCAGCATCCTGATGGTGGATGACCACCCCTCCAACCTCCTGGCGCTCGAGGCCATCCTCGAGCCGCTGGGGCAGGAACTCATCAAGGCCACCAGCGGCGAGGAGGCCCTCAAGTTTCTCCTGCAGCGCGACGTCGCCGTCATCCTCATGGACGTGCAGATGCCGGGGATGGACGGCTTCCAGACGGCGGCCTTCATCAAGCAGCGCGAGCGCACGCGCACCATCCCCATCATCTTCCTCACCGCGCTCAGCCGGGACGCGGCCCACATCTTCAAGGGCTACGCGCACGGCGCGGTGGACTACCTGCTCAAGCCGTTCGATCCGGAGATCCTCCGCTCCAAGGTCAGCGTCTTCGTGGACCTGTTCCTCAAGGAGCAGCAGCTCCAGCGGCAGGCGGCGCTCTTGCGCCAGAAGGAGCGCGAGGCGCTGGAGCGCCAGAGCGAGCTGCGCTACCGGCGGCTGCTGGACGCACTGCCCGCGGCGATGTGGGCGGCGCGCGCGGATGGGACGATGTACTACGCCAACCAGGTGTGGCAGGCGTACACCGGGCGACAGGGGGGAGAGCTCTCCCTGGAGCTCTTCCTGGAGGATGTGCACCCCACGGAGCGCGAGGAGATGCGGCGCGTGTGGGAGGAGGCGGTGCGGCAGGGGGTGCAGTCGGAGCGCGAGTTCCGCATGCGGCGCCATGATGGGACGTGGCGCTGGCACCTGGCGCGCGCGGTGCCGGAGAAGGACGAGCACGGGCGGCTGGTGGGCATCATCGCCGTGGCCACGGACATCGACGACAAGAAGCGCACGGAGGATGCGCTGGCGCGCTTCAAGGCCACGCTGGACGCCACGCTCGACTGCGTCCTCATGTTCGAGCCCGAGGGGCTCACGCTCACCTACGCCAACGCCGGCGCGGCCCGGCAGCTGGACACGACGGTGGAGGAGCTGCTGGGCAGCAGCGTGCTGGGGGTGGAGGCCGGCGTGGACGAGGTGGGCTTCCGCCAGCTGCTCGCGCCGCTGGTGAGCGGGACGCTCCCAAGCCAGACGTATACCACCACCCACCGGCGCCGGAATGGGACGGAGGTTCCGGTGGAGGTGGTGCTCCAGTACGTCGCGGCGGGCGGAGGACAGGGGCGCTTCGTCTCCGTGGCGCGCGACGTCACCGAGCGCCAGCGCGCCGAGGCCGCGCTGCGGATGGCCAACGAGGCCAAGGATGCCTTCCTCGCCGCGGCCAGCCATGAGCTGCGCACGCCGCTGGCGGCGGCCAAGGGCCACGCCCACCTGGCGATGCTCAAGCTGGGCGGGCAGACGGACAACGGGCCCGGCAAGTCGCTGACGATCATCAACCGGCAGATCGATCGGATGACGAAGCTGGTGGAGGAGCTGCTGGACATCAGCCGCCTGCAGGCCGGGCGCCTGTCGCTGGAGGTGGAGCGCTTCGATCTGGCCGGGCTGGTGCGCGAGACGTGCGAGCGCATGACGGTGCTCTCGCAGGCCCACCCGCTGCGGGTGGACGCGCCCGAGAAGCTCGAGGGGCTGTGGGATCGCGGACGGCTGGATCAGGTGCTCACCAACCTGGTGTCCAACGCCATCCGCTACTCGCCGGAGGGCGGCGAGGTGAAGGTGCGGGTGGTGGAGGAGGACACGGGGGTGCACCTGACGATCCAGGACCAGGGCGTGGGCATCCCTCCGGAGAAGCAGGGGCTCATCTTCGAGCGGTTCGGGCGCGCGCACGGCTCCCGGTACGGAGGCCTGGGGCTGGGGCTGACGATCAGCCAGGGCATCGTGGAGCAGCACGGTGGGCGCATCTGGGTGGAGTCCCGCGGCGTTCCCGGTGAGGGCTCCACCTTCCACGTGTGGCTGCCGCGCGAGGTGGCGCAGGCGAGCGCCGCCGCCGCCGCCACGACCCATTCCACGCCGCAACCCCAGGTGTCGGCGGGCTGA